A single Clostridia bacterium DNA region contains:
- a CDS encoding PAS domain S-box protein: MALSKKPRAYSAADRDRAARALLHKYQLIIENAPEILALIGSQGIIQYANPQMSKVLGYTAGEVEGRNIFEFIHPEDAPRAAQEYTDTVQHEGERVPSVLRLRDSSGTWIPFEIIANNRLDDPHIQAVIFTARDLRFRKDIVDAIRQSNADIEREVEHRTTELAKINAALRIEVQARRQAENELQGSISLLNATLDSTADGILVVSNERKITSCNRKFLEMWRLACDTSIGRDDQKLLEYVTDQLRSPNDFLDKVCALYANPSVSSFDILYLKDGRIYERYSQPQLLNDEIVGRVWSFRDVTQAKIIELELRQSQKMEALGRLAGGIAHEFNNLLMLISGYATELIENAALAEGRDTCEQILTITKRATAVTRQLLAFSRKGPDAPTVADLNLIVLGMERMLRRLLSDQVQLQISVTSDPHPVYLDVSQIEVMLMNLVINAQDAMPEGGLLSIATTSQVQSFGTPEREDKKLTFAVLQVSDTGQGIAPDVRSHIFDPFFTTKQLGKGTGLGLSTVFGITESAGGHIEVDSEPHNGATFRVYLPQVSVAPAVPFDEPPALPPRGGNETILLAEDESGIRTMTRAYLESLGYQVIEAKDGPEAIRYSHEYGGVIDLVLSDILMPGIRGDIAVNEIRKHRPAIKSMFMSGYSDQGGESGADNILYKPFEFPELGRRLRAILDAAPKAEDSLESNRGSSAA, from the coding sequence ATGGCCCTCTCGAAGAAGCCTCGAGCGTATTCAGCCGCAGATCGTGACCGCGCTGCGCGTGCTCTCTTGCACAAATATCAATTGATTATCGAAAACGCTCCGGAGATATTGGCGCTGATTGGCTCTCAAGGGATCATTCAGTACGCTAATCCACAAATGTCAAAGGTGCTTGGCTATACCGCGGGCGAGGTTGAAGGCCGCAACATCTTTGAGTTCATCCATCCGGAAGATGCGCCCCGCGCCGCCCAGGAGTATACCGATACGGTTCAGCATGAAGGCGAACGTGTTCCCTCGGTTTTGAGGCTCCGAGATAGTTCCGGTACCTGGATCCCATTTGAAATCATTGCGAACAATCGATTGGATGACCCGCATATTCAAGCCGTAATCTTCACAGCTCGCGACCTTAGATTTCGCAAAGACATTGTAGATGCCATCCGCCAGTCCAATGCTGATATAGAGAGAGAAGTGGAGCATCGCACCACAGAGTTAGCAAAGATAAATGCCGCGCTCAGGATTGAAGTTCAAGCTCGGCGTCAAGCCGAAAATGAGTTGCAGGGTAGCATCTCTCTGCTAAACGCCACACTGGACTCCACGGCCGACGGAATTCTGGTGGTTTCGAACGAGAGAAAGATTACGAGTTGTAATAGGAAATTCCTGGAGATGTGGCGTTTGGCTTGCGACACTTCCATCGGCCGCGATGATCAGAAATTGCTAGAGTACGTAACAGATCAATTACGGAGTCCGAACGACTTCCTCGACAAAGTGTGTGCGCTTTATGCCAACCCTTCCGTCAGCAGCTTCGATATTTTGTACCTCAAAGACGGGCGCATCTACGAGCGTTATTCCCAACCACAACTGCTCAACGACGAGATCGTGGGACGTGTGTGGAGTTTTCGTGATGTGACGCAGGCAAAAATAATAGAGCTAGAGTTGCGACAGTCCCAAAAGATGGAGGCACTTGGGAGGTTGGCGGGAGGTATTGCTCATGAGTTTAACAATCTCCTGATGCTTATCTCCGGTTACGCTACCGAGTTGATCGAAAACGCTGCTTTGGCTGAAGGCCGCGATACATGCGAGCAGATCCTTACAATTACGAAGCGGGCGACAGCAGTGACAAGACAGCTTCTCGCATTCAGTCGCAAGGGTCCGGACGCCCCGACAGTCGCGGACCTTAATCTCATCGTTCTGGGCATGGAACGAATGCTTCGGCGGTTACTCTCCGATCAAGTTCAGCTGCAAATTTCGGTGACAAGCGACCCTCACCCGGTCTATCTAGATGTTTCGCAAATCGAAGTCATGCTCATGAACCTGGTTATCAACGCTCAGGATGCGATGCCTGAAGGAGGACTGCTTTCGATAGCGACCACCAGCCAGGTGCAATCTTTCGGCACGCCAGAACGAGAAGACAAAAAGCTGACTTTTGCTGTTCTTCAAGTTAGTGACACCGGACAGGGTATCGCCCCGGATGTCCGCTCGCATATCTTTGACCCTTTTTTTACAACAAAACAGCTGGGCAAGGGCACAGGCCTTGGGCTATCGACTGTTTTCGGGATCACTGAAAGCGCTGGAGGGCATATCGAAGTTGATAGCGAGCCACACAACGGAGCGACTTTTCGAGTCTATTTACCGCAGGTAAGCGTCGCCCCCGCGGTGCCGTTTGACGAGCCGCCCGCACTACCGCCAAGAGGCGGGAATGAAACCATACTGCTCGCCGAAGATGAGAGTGGAATACGGACTATGACACGAGCATACCTGGAAAGTTTAGGTTACCAGGTGATCGAAGCTAAAGACGGTCCAGAGGCGATCAGGTATTCACATGAGTACGGCGGTGTGATTGATCTCGTGCTCAGTGACATCTTAATGCCTGGAATTCGTGGAGATATCGCTGTGAACGAAATACGAAAACACCGACCGGCGATTAA